The nucleotide sequence GGTCCAGCCCGGGCCCTCGACCTCGCGCTCGGTGCCAATGATGTCCTGAACTCTGACGATCTTCATGTGTGCGCTTTCCTGTGGCTGATGGATCAGTCCGCCCCGTCAGCCTACCCCGGAGCGCGTAGCCCCGGGGTGGCCGTCGCGGCGGGCGACACGGTGGCAAGGATAGGCCCGGAGCGGCTCTGCGTCACGCCGGGCTGGCTACTGCCCGGCTGCTTCAGCGGTGCTCAGGCCAAACTCACCCATGGCCTCGATCAGGGCCTGCTCGATAATCTCAAGGCCCCGCTCGAGGTCCTTTTCCTCGGTGGTCAGCGGTGGCAGGAGCTTGAGCGTCTCGTCGTCGGGGCCGGCCGTCTCGATCACCAGATTGTGGGCGAAGGCGCGCTTGGAGATGGCACCGGCCAGCTCCTTGTGGGCGAATTCCACGGCCTGCATCATCCCGCGACCGCGCACACAGCCCCGGGCCTGTGGATACCGCTCCGTCAGGCCCTCCAGGAAGCGGCGCATGCGCTCGCCCTTCGCCTCGACCTCGCGACTGAAGCGCTGGTCGCTCCAGAACAGCTCCAGTGCCCGCTTCGCGGTGATCATGGCGGGATTGAAGCCGCGGAAGGTGCCGTTGTGCTCGCCCGGCTCCCAGATGTCGAACTCCGGCTTGACCAGCACCAGGGCAAGCGGCAGCCCGTAGCCGGAGATGGACTTGGAGACCGTCACCACGTCGGGATCGAGGTCGTACTCTTCGAAGGAGAAGAACCGGCCGGTGCGGCCGTTGCCGGTCTGGATGTCGTCGATCATGAACAGCATGTCGTGGCGACGGCAGACGTCCTGCAGGCGCTGCAGCCACTCGCCGCTCGCCACGTTGACGCCGCCCTCGGCCTGGATGGTCTCGACGATCACTGCGGCCGGGTGGCCGACGCCGCTGCCCCCGTCGGTCAGCAGCTTGTCGAGATAGTCGATGGTGTCTACGTCGCCACCGAAGTAGCTGTCGTAGGGCATGGAGTCGGTGTGGCTGAGCGGCACGCCGGCGCCGTCACGCTTGAACTGATTGCCGGTGACCGACAGCGCGCCGAGCGTCATGCCGTGGAAGGCGTTGGTGAACGCGATCACCCCGGGGCGGCCCTTCGCCTTGCGGGCGATCTTGAGCGCGCTTTCCACGGCGTTGGTCCCCGTGGGTCCGGGGAACTGGATGCGGTGGTTCATCCCCCGCGGCTCGAGGATGATGTCATTGAACGCCTTCAGGAATTCTGCTCGGGCGACGCTCGCCATGTCGAGGCTGTGGGTGATGTTGTCCGCCTCGAGGTAGTCGATCAGGGCGCGCTTGAGCTCCGGATGGTTGTGGCCATAGTTGAGCACGCTGGCACCGGCGAAGAAGTCGAGGTAGGCGTTGCCGTCGATGTCGTACATCCACGAGCCGCGCGCCTTCTCGAACACGGTCGGAAAGCTGCGCACGTAGCTGCGCACCTCGGACTCGTAGCGGTCGATGGTATTGAGGAAGTCCATGGTCGGTACCTCTGTCAGTTCGCGAGTCGGTTCAGGGCGGACGGCCGGTAGGGGCCGATGACGAAGAGCTCCTCGTCCTCGTGG is from Spiribacter halobius and encodes:
- the ectB gene encoding diaminobutyrate--2-oxoglutarate transaminase, with amino-acid sequence MDFLNTIDRYESEVRSYVRSFPTVFEKARGSWMYDIDGNAYLDFFAGASVLNYGHNHPELKRALIDYLEADNITHSLDMASVARAEFLKAFNDIILEPRGMNHRIQFPGPTGTNAVESALKIARKAKGRPGVIAFTNAFHGMTLGALSVTGNQFKRDGAGVPLSHTDSMPYDSYFGGDVDTIDYLDKLLTDGGSGVGHPAAVIVETIQAEGGVNVASGEWLQRLQDVCRRHDMLFMIDDIQTGNGRTGRFFSFEEYDLDPDVVTVSKSISGYGLPLALVLVKPEFDIWEPGEHNGTFRGFNPAMITAKRALELFWSDQRFSREVEAKGERMRRFLEGLTERYPQARGCVRGRGMMQAVEFAHKELAGAISKRAFAHNLVIETAGPDDETLKLLPPLTTEEKDLERGLEIIEQALIEAMGEFGLSTAEAAGQ